A genomic window from Streptomyces brevispora includes:
- a CDS encoding SixA phosphatase family protein: MSVDTPRRIVLLRHAKAEWSQDSDHERPLAERGRKDAPVAGRKLVDSGIVFDLALCSTAARTRETWKLAVHEMPERPRTVYEERLYEASLGELIALVNETPDEVRNLLVIGHNPGMHALADALSDAAEGDALARMTRGGFPTAAFAVVEFSGTWKGVEHGIGKLAEYWTPND, translated from the coding sequence ATGAGCGTCGACACACCTCGCAGAATCGTCCTTCTCAGGCATGCAAAGGCGGAATGGTCGCAGGACTCCGACCATGAGCGGCCGCTCGCGGAGCGCGGCCGCAAGGACGCCCCCGTGGCAGGCCGCAAACTCGTCGATTCCGGGATCGTCTTCGATCTGGCTCTCTGTTCCACCGCCGCCAGGACGCGCGAGACGTGGAAGCTGGCCGTGCACGAGATGCCGGAGCGCCCCAGGACCGTGTACGAGGAGCGGCTGTACGAGGCCTCGCTCGGCGAGCTGATCGCCCTGGTCAACGAGACCCCCGACGAGGTCCGCAACCTGTTGGTGATCGGCCACAACCCGGGCATGCACGCGCTCGCCGACGCCCTCTCGGACGCGGCGGAGGGCGATGCCCTGGCCCGGATGACCCGCGGCGGCTTCCCGACCGCGGCTTTCGCCGTGGTCGAGTTCTCCGGTACCTGGAAGGGCGTCGAGCACGGCATCGGCAAGCTCGCCGAGTACTGGACTCCCAACGACTGA
- a CDS encoding transglycosylase SLT domain-containing protein, with the protein MSASSIPGRIRRLNKNQKLSAAGISTVAAAALSLSLVPGSAQAESESQAISGAPVVFASAAGAPQAKTIQSSLIEQHSTAEQLVKAADAAKAEKAAAVKAKAEAASKVKAQAEAEKAAAERGTQAASRSEARTPVFANNLHGWISESLAIMKAKGIPGSYDGLHRNIMRESSGNPNAMNGWDINAINGVPSIGLLQVIKPTFDAYHVSGTPHSQYDPVANITAAANYAADKYGSIDNVNSAY; encoded by the coding sequence ATGTCCGCGTCCAGCATTCCCGGCCGTATCCGCCGCCTGAACAAGAACCAGAAGCTCTCCGCCGCTGGCATCTCCACCGTCGCCGCCGCTGCGCTCTCCTTGTCGCTGGTGCCCGGTAGCGCCCAGGCCGAGAGTGAGTCGCAGGCCATCTCCGGCGCACCCGTCGTCTTCGCGTCCGCCGCCGGAGCCCCGCAGGCCAAGACCATCCAGTCCAGCCTCATCGAGCAGCACTCCACCGCCGAGCAGCTGGTGAAGGCCGCCGACGCCGCGAAGGCCGAGAAGGCCGCCGCCGTGAAGGCGAAGGCCGAGGCCGCCTCGAAGGTGAAGGCCCAGGCCGAGGCGGAGAAGGCCGCGGCCGAGCGCGGCACGCAGGCGGCCAGCCGTTCCGAGGCCCGTACCCCGGTCTTCGCGAACAACCTGCACGGCTGGATCAGCGAGTCCCTGGCCATCATGAAGGCCAAGGGCATCCCCGGCTCCTATGACGGTCTGCACCGCAACATCATGCGTGAGTCCAGCGGCAACCCGAACGCCATGAACGGCTGGGACATCAACGCGATCAACGGTGTCCCGTCGATCGGTCTGCTGCAGGTCATCAAGCCGACCTTCGACGCGTACCACGTCAGCGGTACCCCCCACAGCCAGTACGACCCGGTCGCCAACATCACTGCCGCGGCCAACTACGCCGCCGACAAGTACGGCTCGATCGACAACGTCAACAGCGCGTACTGA
- a CDS encoding chaplin family protein, which yields MKNLKKAAAVTMIAGGIIAAGAGAASATGHSGAGAHGAAAHSPGVVSGNVVQVPVHVPVNVVGNTVNVIGLLNPAFGNFGLNG from the coding sequence GTGAAGAACCTGAAGAAGGCTGCCGCCGTCACCATGATCGCCGGTGGCATCATCGCCGCCGGTGCCGGCGCGGCCTCCGCCACCGGGCACAGCGGTGCGGGCGCCCACGGTGCCGCGGCCCACTCCCCGGGCGTGGTCAGCGGCAACGTCGTCCAGGTCCCGGTCCACGTCCCGGTGAACGTGGTCGGCAACACCGTCAACGTGATCGGCCTGCTCAACCCGGCCTTCGGCAACTTCGGCCTGAACGGCTGA
- a CDS encoding FadR/GntR family transcriptional regulator → MTLTSPRRSALADQVIAQLRNQITSGEWPVGSRIPTEPELVEQLGVARNTVREAVRALAHNGLLDIRQGSGTYVAATSELAGVMHRRFASADPRHIAELRSTLESSAARLAAARRTDRDLGQLDALMRRREETWAAGDAEAFVAADATLHLAVVAASHNDVLTGLYADLGDLLRDYLRVDVGHELRPENHMDHGRLVEAIRAGDAETAAAEAASHALSCLVDRV, encoded by the coding sequence ATGACGCTGACGTCTCCGCGGCGTTCGGCACTCGCCGACCAGGTGATCGCCCAGCTGAGGAACCAGATCACCTCCGGCGAGTGGCCCGTGGGTTCGCGCATCCCCACCGAACCCGAGCTGGTCGAGCAGCTGGGGGTGGCCCGTAACACCGTCCGCGAGGCGGTGCGCGCGCTGGCGCACAACGGTCTGCTCGACATCCGGCAGGGCTCGGGCACCTATGTGGCCGCCACCAGTGAGCTGGCCGGGGTGATGCACCGCCGGTTCGCGTCCGCCGACCCGCGCCACATCGCCGAGCTGCGCTCGACGCTGGAGTCGTCGGCGGCGCGCCTGGCCGCCGCCCGGCGCACCGACCGGGACCTCGGGCAACTGGACGCGCTCATGCGGCGCCGGGAGGAGACCTGGGCGGCGGGGGACGCCGAGGCCTTCGTGGCGGCGGACGCGACACTGCATCTGGCGGTGGTGGCCGCCTCCCACAACGACGTGCTGACCGGGCTCTACGCCGATCTGGGTGATCTGCTGCGGGACTACCTCCGGGTCGACGTCGGTCATGAGCTGCGGCCGGAGAACCACATGGACCACGGGCGGCTGGTCGAGGCGATCCGCGCCGGTGACGCGGAGACGGCGGCGGCCGAGGCCGCGAGCCACGCGCTCAGCTGCCTGGTGGACCGGGTCTAG
- a CDS encoding SGM_5486 family transporter-associated protein translates to MLRCETGPMSPVLDPNPQNGQKKLLLVLGAMLLISVVIAVIATLASP, encoded by the coding sequence ATGCTGAGATGCGAGACTGGGCCCATGTCACCTGTGCTCGACCCGAATCCCCAGAACGGCCAGAAGAAGCTCCTGCTCGTCCTCGGGGCGATGCTGCTGATCTCGGTCGTCATCGCCGTCATCGCCACCCTCGCCTCCCCGTGA
- the serB gene encoding phosphoserine phosphatase SerB: MSASQPPQSLTSPEPPESRQGIDAPTLLVKIFGKDRPGITAGLFDTLAAYSVDVVDIEQVVTRGRIVLCALVTAPTAGGTTEGDLRATVHSWAESLKLQAEIISGTGDNRPRGDGRSHVTVLGHPLTAESTAAIAATITSTGGNIDRIFRLAKYPVTAVEFAVSGTGTEVLRTALATEAAGIGVDVAVVSAGLSRRAQRLVVMDVDSTLIQDEVIELFAAHAGCEADVAAVTEQAMRGELDFEQSLHARVALLAGLDVSVVDKVRAEVRLTPGARTLIRTLKRLGYQVGVVSGGFTQVTDDLKERLGLDFASANTLEVVDGKLTGRVTGDIVDRAGKARLLRSFAAEAGVPLAQTVAIGDGANDLDMLNTAGLGVAFNAKPVVRRAAHTAVNVPFLDTVLYLLGITREEVEAADGLVE; encoded by the coding sequence ATGAGCGCATCTCAGCCACCTCAGTCCTTGACGTCTCCTGAGCCCCCTGAGTCACGTCAGGGCATCGACGCACCGACCCTTCTCGTGAAGATCTTCGGGAAGGACCGTCCCGGTATCACCGCCGGACTGTTCGACACCCTCGCCGCCTACTCGGTCGACGTCGTCGACATCGAGCAGGTCGTCACCCGCGGCCGCATCGTCCTGTGCGCGCTGGTGACCGCCCCGACCGCGGGCGGGACGACCGAGGGCGACCTGCGCGCCACCGTGCACAGCTGGGCCGAGTCGCTGAAGCTGCAGGCCGAGATCATCTCCGGCACGGGCGACAACCGGCCCCGTGGCGACGGCCGCTCCCATGTGACGGTGCTCGGGCACCCGCTGACCGCGGAGTCGACCGCCGCCATAGCGGCCACGATCACCTCGACCGGCGGGAACATCGACCGGATCTTCCGGCTGGCCAAGTATCCGGTCACCGCCGTCGAGTTCGCGGTTTCCGGCACCGGGACCGAGGTGCTGCGGACCGCGCTGGCCACCGAGGCCGCCGGGATCGGCGTCGACGTGGCCGTGGTCTCGGCCGGGCTGAGTCGCCGCGCACAGCGGCTCGTCGTGATGGACGTCGACTCGACGCTCATCCAGGACGAGGTGATCGAGCTCTTCGCCGCCCATGCGGGCTGCGAGGCCGATGTCGCCGCGGTCACCGAGCAGGCGATGCGCGGCGAACTCGACTTCGAGCAGTCGCTGCACGCGCGGGTGGCGCTGCTCGCGGGTCTCGACGTGTCGGTGGTGGACAAGGTGCGCGCCGAGGTACGGCTGACGCCGGGCGCCCGCACCCTGATCCGTACGCTGAAACGGCTCGGCTACCAAGTGGGCGTCGTCTCCGGCGGGTTCACCCAGGTGACGGACGACCTCAAGGAGCGGCTGGGGCTCGACTTCGCCTCTGCCAACACTCTGGAGGTCGTCGACGGAAAGCTCACCGGCCGGGTGACCGGGGACATCGTCGACCGGGCCGGCAAGGCCCGGCTGCTGCGCAGCTTCGCCGCGGAGGCCGGGGTGCCGCTGGCGCAGACCGTGGCGATCGGTGACGGGGCGAACGACCTGGACATGCTGAACACCGCGGGCCTCGGCGTCGCCTTCAACGCCAAGCCGGTGGTCCGCAGGGCCGCGCACACGGCGGTGAACGTGCCGTTCCTGGACACCGTGCTCTATCTGCTCGGCATCACCCGCGAGGAGGTCGAGGCCGCCGACGGTCTCGTCGAGTAG
- a CDS encoding response regulator — protein MADRIIRVLLVDDHQVVRRGLRTFLEIQDDIEVVGEASDGAEGVARTEELRPDVVLMDIKMPGTDGIEALRRLRELENPAKVLIVTSFTEQRTVVPALRAGASGYVYKDVDPDALAGAIRSVYAGHVLLQPEVAGALLAQDDPGSGTGRGSTLTEREREVLGLIADGRSNREIARALVLSEKTVKTHVSNILMKLDLSDRTQAALWAVRHGAAG, from the coding sequence GTGGCTGACAGGATCATCAGGGTGCTGCTGGTCGACGACCACCAGGTGGTCCGCCGCGGTCTGCGTACGTTCCTGGAGATCCAGGACGACATAGAAGTCGTCGGAGAGGCCTCCGACGGAGCCGAAGGGGTGGCCAGGACCGAGGAGCTGCGTCCCGACGTGGTGCTGATGGACATCAAGATGCCGGGCACCGACGGCATAGAGGCCCTGCGCAGGCTCCGGGAGCTGGAGAACCCGGCCAAGGTGCTGATCGTCACCAGCTTCACCGAGCAGCGCACCGTCGTCCCCGCACTGCGCGCCGGCGCCTCGGGCTATGTGTACAAGGACGTCGACCCGGACGCGCTGGCCGGCGCCATCCGCTCGGTGTACGCGGGTCACGTCCTGCTCCAGCCGGAGGTGGCGGGAGCGCTGCTCGCCCAGGACGACCCGGGCAGCGGCACGGGCCGGGGGAGCACCCTCACGGAACGGGAGCGGGAAGTGCTGGGCCTGATCGCCGACGGCCGCTCCAACCGGGAGATCGCGCGGGCGCTGGTCCTCTCCGAGAAGACCGTCAAGACGCACGTCTCGAACATCCTGATGAAGCTGGACCTGTCGGACCGCACCCAGGCCGCGCTCTGGGCGGTCCGGCACGGGGCGGCGGGCTGA
- a CDS encoding GAF domain-containing sensor histidine kinase: protein MTHRPPSGGLAAVSAALLAMSRHLEMRDVLKTIVASARELLDAEYAALGVPDDHGGFAQFVVDGVSDEQWKAIGPLPRQHGILAAMLHEAKPERLADVRKDPRFEGWPAAHPDMSDFLGLPIRDGDETIGALFLANKRCPKPEGSCGFTAEDEELLAILAQHAAIALTNARLYERSRELTIAEERSRLAHELHDAVSQKLFSLRLTAQAAATLVDRDPARAKGELQQVVALAAEAVDELRAAVVELRPAALDEDGLIATLRTQIQVLDRAHTARVTFESLGVRALPAAQEEALLRVSQEALHNALRHSGAGHVDVTLVRRGTGTVLRITDDGHGFEPAATRRAGRHLGLVSMRDRASGVGGNLTVESAPGKGTTIEMEVPGG, encoded by the coding sequence ATGACCCATCGCCCACCGTCGGGCGGCCTCGCAGCGGTGAGTGCCGCGCTGCTCGCCATGAGCCGGCACCTGGAAATGCGCGACGTCCTGAAGACGATCGTCGCCTCGGCCCGCGAACTGCTCGACGCCGAGTACGCGGCGCTCGGGGTCCCCGACGACCACGGCGGCTTCGCCCAGTTCGTCGTCGACGGCGTCAGCGACGAACAGTGGAAGGCCATCGGCCCGCTTCCCCGGCAGCACGGCATCCTCGCCGCGATGCTGCACGAGGCGAAGCCCGAGCGGCTGGCCGACGTCCGCAAGGACCCGCGCTTCGAGGGCTGGCCCGCCGCCCACCCCGACATGTCCGACTTCCTCGGCCTGCCCATCAGGGACGGCGACGAGACCATCGGTGCCCTCTTCCTCGCCAACAAGCGCTGCCCGAAGCCCGAGGGCAGCTGCGGATTCACCGCCGAGGACGAGGAACTGCTGGCGATCCTCGCCCAGCACGCGGCGATCGCCCTCACCAACGCCCGGCTGTACGAGCGCAGCCGCGAGCTCACCATCGCCGAGGAACGCTCCCGCCTCGCCCACGAACTGCACGACGCGGTCAGCCAGAAACTGTTCTCCCTGCGGCTCACCGCCCAGGCCGCCGCCACCCTGGTCGACCGCGATCCGGCCCGTGCCAAGGGCGAGCTCCAGCAGGTCGTCGCCCTGGCGGCGGAGGCGGTCGACGAGCTGCGGGCCGCCGTCGTCGAACTGCGCCCCGCCGCGCTCGACGAGGACGGCCTGATCGCCACCCTCCGCACCCAGATCCAGGTACTGGACCGCGCCCACACGGCCCGGGTCACCTTCGAGAGCCTGGGCGTGAGGGCGCTGCCCGCCGCCCAGGAGGAAGCGCTGCTCCGGGTCTCCCAGGAGGCCCTGCACAACGCGCTGCGCCACTCGGGGGCCGGTCACGTGGACGTCACCCTCGTCCGCCGCGGCACCGGCACGGTGCTGCGGATCACCGACGACGGCCACGGTTTCGAACCGGCCGCCACCCGTCGGGCCGGGCGGCATCTGGGCCTGGTCTCGATGCGGGACCGCGCCAGCGGTGTCGGCGGGAATCTCACCGTTGAATCGGCGCCCGGCAAGGGCACCACGATCGAGATGGAGGTACCCGGTGGCTGA
- a CDS encoding ABC transporter ATP-binding protein: MSDVLELVDVSVVRDGRALVEDVSWSVKEGERWVILGPNGAGKTTLLNVASSYVFPTKGSATVLGERLGGVGTDVFDLRPRIGIAGVAMADKLPKRQTVLQTVLTAAYGMTATWNENYDAVDEDRARAFLDRLGMTDYLDRKFGTLSEGERKRTLIARAMMTDPELLLLDEPAAGLDLGGREDLVRRLGRLARDPYAPSMIMVTHHVEEIAPGFTHVLMIRQGKVLAAGPMETELSSRNLSLCFGLPLVVEHVGGRYTAHGLPLG; the protein is encoded by the coding sequence ATGAGCGATGTACTGGAGCTGGTGGACGTATCCGTGGTCCGCGACGGACGCGCTCTGGTGGAAGACGTCTCCTGGTCGGTCAAGGAGGGGGAGCGCTGGGTCATCCTCGGCCCCAACGGCGCCGGCAAGACCACCCTCCTCAACGTCGCGTCCAGCTACGTCTTCCCGACCAAGGGCAGCGCCACGGTCCTGGGCGAGCGGCTCGGCGGCGTCGGCACCGACGTGTTCGACCTGCGCCCCCGCATCGGGATCGCGGGCGTCGCGATGGCGGACAAGCTTCCCAAGCGCCAGACGGTCCTGCAGACGGTGCTCACCGCCGCCTACGGCATGACCGCCACCTGGAACGAGAACTACGACGCCGTCGACGAGGACCGGGCCCGCGCCTTCCTCGACCGGCTCGGCATGACCGACTACCTGGACCGGAAGTTCGGCACCCTCTCCGAGGGCGAGCGCAAGCGCACCCTGATTGCCCGCGCCATGATGACCGACCCCGAACTCCTGCTCCTCGACGAGCCCGCCGCCGGTCTCGACCTCGGCGGACGCGAGGACCTGGTCCGTCGCCTCGGCCGGCTGGCCCGTGACCCGTACGCCCCCTCCATGATCATGGTCACCCACCATGTCGAGGAGATCGCCCCCGGGTTCACCCACGTCCTGATGATCCGGCAGGGCAAGGTGCTCGCCGCGGGCCCCATGGAGACCGAGCTCAGCTCCCGCAACCTCTCCCTCTGCTTCGGTCTGCCGCTCGTCGTCGAGCACGTCGGCGGCCGCTACACGGCCCACGGACTGCCGCTCGGCTGA
- a CDS encoding CynX/NimT family MFS transporter encodes MRDDETTPQPPTRTLSPATPAAPRTDIPASPAGPAPWLLRLVVIGLVLAALNLRPAITSLGALLEEVRDGLHMSGSVAGVLTSVPPLCFAVFGIMAPRLARRFGAGAVVCAGMVAITAGLAIRPLIGGTAGFLAASALALMGIAVSNVLMPVIVKRWFPDRVGSMTGLYSMALALGTSLAAAVTVPMTEAMGGSWKAGLGIWAVLAAAAILPWIPLVRDRSSAPGQPAAHRTQAPALRIARSRTAWALACFFGLQATAAYITMGWMPQIFRDAGVSAGTAGVLLAVTMAMGVPLAFVIPRVAARMRNQGPIVVVLGACGFIGYAGLYLAPSGGAWAWALLLGISNCAFPLALTMIGMRSRSGAGVVRLSAFAQSTGYLISIPGPLLVGVLYQHSGGWGLPIALMAALMVPQMAAGILAGRARTIEDEC; translated from the coding sequence ATGCGTGACGACGAGACCACTCCCCAGCCCCCGACCAGGACGCTGAGTCCCGCCACCCCGGCGGCCCCCCGGACCGACATACCCGCCTCGCCGGCCGGCCCCGCACCGTGGCTGCTCCGCCTGGTCGTCATCGGGCTCGTCCTCGCCGCACTCAACCTCCGCCCCGCCATCACCAGCCTCGGCGCCCTCCTCGAAGAGGTACGCGACGGGCTGCACATGAGCGGCAGCGTCGCGGGGGTACTCACCTCCGTACCACCGCTCTGCTTCGCGGTCTTCGGCATCATGGCGCCGCGCCTGGCCCGCCGCTTCGGTGCCGGCGCGGTCGTCTGCGCGGGCATGGTCGCCATCACCGCGGGGCTGGCGATCAGGCCCCTCATCGGCGGCACGGCCGGCTTCCTCGCCGCGAGCGCGCTCGCCCTGATGGGCATCGCCGTGAGCAACGTCCTGATGCCGGTGATCGTCAAGCGCTGGTTCCCGGACCGGGTCGGCTCCATGACCGGCCTCTACTCCATGGCCCTGGCCCTCGGCACCTCACTGGCCGCCGCCGTGACCGTGCCCATGACCGAGGCGATGGGCGGCAGTTGGAAGGCCGGCCTCGGCATCTGGGCCGTGCTCGCCGCCGCCGCGATCCTGCCCTGGATCCCGCTGGTACGGGACCGGAGCAGCGCCCCCGGACAGCCCGCCGCCCACCGGACGCAGGCCCCGGCGCTCAGGATCGCCCGCAGCCGTACCGCCTGGGCCCTCGCCTGCTTCTTCGGCCTCCAGGCCACCGCCGCGTACATCACCATGGGATGGATGCCGCAGATCTTCCGCGACGCCGGGGTCTCGGCCGGTACGGCGGGAGTCCTGCTCGCCGTCACCATGGCGATGGGCGTCCCGCTCGCCTTCGTCATCCCCCGGGTCGCCGCCCGGATGAGGAACCAGGGCCCGATCGTCGTCGTCCTCGGTGCCTGCGGCTTCATCGGCTACGCGGGCCTCTACCTCGCACCGTCCGGCGGGGCCTGGGCCTGGGCGCTGCTCCTGGGCATCTCGAACTGCGCCTTCCCGCTGGCCCTCACGATGATCGGCATGCGCTCCCGCAGCGGCGCCGGAGTGGTCCGGCTGTCCGCGTTCGCCCAGTCCACCGGCTATCTGATCTCGATCCCCGGACCCCTCCTCGTCGGCGTGCTCTACCAGCACAGCGGTGGCTGGGGCCTGCCGATCGCCCTGATGGCGGCCCTGATGGTGCCGCAGATGGCGGCGGGCATCCTGGCCGGCCGGGCCCGGACGATCGAGGACGAATGCTGA
- a CDS encoding FHA domain-containing protein codes for MGRGVPELVLELNGRTWTLDPSRSYTLGRDPQGDMTIDDARVSWRHATISWSGQGWFIEDHGSTNGTYVQGQRIHQLEIGPGATVNLGNATDGPRLSLSGAAAGADVYSGQAAAAAQTPARPPQQVPPQQPQQGTPGRQGQQQNAAQQPQAWQQQPQVQQQPHVPQQGMGNTPGSGGAGGAAGAPPVYSDRSPTTFHQVALGRVMRIGRALENELVVSDLQVSRNHAEFSATPDGRFEIRDLGSHNGTYVNGQPLSKSGTALIGPDDIVGVGHSTFRLVGDRLEEFVDTGEVSFAARHLTVTVDGGKQILKDVSFGVPEKSLIGVIGPSGSGKSTLLKALTGYRPANHGEVLYDNRNLYKQFAELRQRIGLVPQDDILHKELTVTKALKYAAKLRFPADTTEAERQSRIHEVLTELKLDIHKDKKVTSLSGGQRKRVSVALELLTKPSLIFLDEPTSGLDPGMDRDVMQLLRGLADDGRTVLVVTHSVAELAICDKLLVMAPGGAVAYFGPPEEALNFFGYSTWADVFSAFENYRDYDWAGRWRGSQHYQMYAADIDSVAAQSVHMPPPQRMRPPKPQGWGTQLWTLMRRYLSVIASDKGFMGLMVILPAVLGVVSVVIPADFGLGPPKPPSRFNSDAGTIMLILVIGMTFSGAANSVRELIKERVIYERERATGLSRSAYLMSKVIVLGLITALQGVIICGIGFATRDLPAEGLIMPPAVELCVTVIALGFTSMMFGLVISSLVKTSEKTMPLLVMFAIVQVVFTGILFQVYGSPGLEQFAWLMPSRWAIAGAGSTLDLAHLMPPWDRNNPTDLDPLWEHTAGQWGMNLAVLLFLGVICGFAVARLLRRHEPEVMRK; via the coding sequence GTGGGGCGCGGAGTGCCGGAACTCGTACTGGAATTGAATGGAAGGACCTGGACGCTCGACCCGTCCAGGTCGTACACCCTCGGACGTGATCCGCAGGGCGACATGACGATCGACGACGCCAGGGTGTCGTGGCGGCACGCCACGATCAGCTGGAGCGGCCAAGGCTGGTTCATCGAGGACCACGGCAGCACCAACGGCACGTATGTACAGGGTCAGCGAATCCACCAGCTGGAGATCGGGCCCGGCGCCACGGTGAACCTGGGCAATGCCACGGACGGGCCCCGGCTGAGCCTCAGCGGTGCCGCGGCCGGCGCCGATGTGTACAGCGGGCAGGCAGCCGCGGCGGCCCAGACCCCCGCCCGGCCGCCGCAACAGGTCCCGCCGCAGCAGCCGCAGCAGGGGACCCCCGGCCGGCAGGGGCAGCAGCAGAATGCCGCCCAGCAGCCGCAGGCCTGGCAGCAACAACCCCAGGTCCAGCAACAGCCCCATGTCCCGCAGCAGGGCATGGGGAACACACCCGGGAGCGGCGGGGCCGGCGGCGCGGCGGGGGCGCCACCGGTCTACAGCGACCGCAGCCCGACCACGTTCCACCAGGTGGCTCTCGGCCGTGTGATGCGCATCGGCCGTGCGCTGGAGAACGAGCTGGTCGTCTCCGACCTCCAGGTCTCGCGCAACCACGCCGAGTTCAGCGCGACGCCCGACGGCCGCTTCGAGATCCGTGACCTCGGATCCCACAACGGCACGTACGTCAACGGTCAGCCGCTCTCGAAGTCCGGCACCGCGCTCATCGGCCCGGACGACATCGTCGGTGTCGGTCACTCGACGTTCCGGCTGGTCGGCGACCGGCTCGAGGAATTCGTCGACACGGGCGAGGTCTCCTTCGCCGCCCGGCACCTCACGGTCACGGTCGACGGCGGCAAGCAGATCCTCAAGGACGTCTCGTTCGGCGTCCCGGAGAAGTCGCTGATCGGCGTCATCGGCCCGTCCGGTTCCGGAAAGTCCACCCTGCTCAAGGCGCTCACCGGCTACCGGCCCGCCAATCATGGCGAGGTCCTCTACGACAACCGGAACCTCTACAAGCAGTTCGCCGAGCTGCGCCAGCGCATAGGCCTGGTTCCGCAGGACGACATCCTGCACAAGGAACTCACGGTCACCAAGGCCCTCAAGTACGCGGCCAAGCTCCGCTTCCCCGCGGACACCACCGAGGCCGAGCGCCAGTCCCGGATCCACGAGGTCCTCACCGAGCTCAAGCTCGACATCCACAAGGACAAGAAGGTCACCTCGCTCTCCGGCGGCCAGCGCAAGCGGGTCTCGGTGGCCCTGGAGCTGCTCACCAAGCCGTCGCTGATCTTCCTGGACGAGCCGACCTCCGGCCTCGACCCGGGCATGGACCGCGATGTCATGCAGCTGCTGCGCGGTCTGGCCGACGACGGCCGTACGGTCCTCGTCGTCACGCACTCGGTCGCCGAGCTGGCGATCTGCGACAAGCTCCTGGTGATGGCGCCCGGCGGTGCCGTCGCCTACTTCGGTCCGCCGGAGGAAGCGCTCAACTTCTTCGGCTACAGCACCTGGGCCGACGTCTTCTCCGCGTTCGAGAACTACCGCGACTACGACTGGGCGGGCCGCTGGCGCGGTTCGCAGCACTACCAGATGTACGCCGCGGACATCGACTCCGTCGCCGCACAGTCCGTACACATGCCGCCGCCGCAGCGGATGCGTCCGCCGAAGCCGCAGGGCTGGGGGACGCAGCTGTGGACGCTGATGCGCCGCTATCTGTCGGTGATCGCGTCCGACAAGGGCTTCATGGGCCTGATGGTGATCCTGCCCGCGGTGCTCGGTGTCGTCAGCGTGGTCATTCCGGCCGACTTCGGCCTGGGCCCGCCCAAGCCGCCGTCCCGGTTCAACAGTGACGCCGGGACGATCATGCTGATCCTCGTGATCGGGATGACCTTCTCCGGCGCGGCCAACTCCGTACGAGAACTGATCAAGGAACGGGTGATCTACGAACGGGAACGGGCCACCGGCCTGTCCCGCTCCGCCTATCTGATGTCCAAGGTGATCGTTCTCGGCCTGATCACGGCACTCCAGGGCGTCATCATCTGCGGCATCGGCTTCGCCACCCGGGACCTGCCGGCGGAGGGCCTGATCATGCCGCCGGCCGTCGAGCTCTGCGTGACGGTCATCGCGCTCGGCTTCACCTCGATGATGTTCGGCCTGGTGATCTCCTCGCTGGTGAAGACATCCGAGAAGACCATGCCGCTGCTGGTCATGTTCGCGATCGTCCAGGTCGTCTTCACCGGCATCCTCTTCCAGGTCTACGGATCGCCCGGCCTGGAGCAGTTCGCCTGGCTGATGCCGTCCCGCTGGGCCATCGCGGGCGCGGGGTCGACCCTCGACCTCGCCCACCTCATGCCGCCGTGGGACCGGAACAACCCCACGGACCTGGACCCGCTGTGGGAGCACACGGCAGGCCAGTGGGGGATGAACCTCGCGGTGCTGCTGTTCCTCGGCGTCATCTGCGGGTTCGCGGTCGCGCGGCTGCTGCGCCGCCACGAGCCCGAGGTGATGCGCAAGTAA